The following proteins come from a genomic window of Rutidosis leptorrhynchoides isolate AG116_Rl617_1_P2 chromosome 10, CSIRO_AGI_Rlap_v1, whole genome shotgun sequence:
- the LOC139870132 gene encoding uncharacterized protein: MASAPVIGSNDSKRGKIKFLCSSGGKILPRPSDGKLRYAGGETHIFSIQKNMLFAEIVKRTSEFCDQLHTIKYQLPGEDIDSLISVASDEDLQNMIEEFNGVESTDNSSRVRIFLVPLTESESMISSEGSVNLQNNPDYQYVAAVNGIIDDGSVKNDDAQLISNLEQNPSLPIKHSVSFIPVENNVVEPQIYATPSDPSLLVSPVLVPQDDPNNGHAQVYQDPLSNSIEIPILKGRAFHSELRVLLPPDPVNPYVGSNGSQLDIPHAFSDTLLNSAFGSQDGSNFSSTTSFAPPPLPAQLVSSILQGTSVEQHDNNQPQVQFEIPTVSPSVSCTRTEFLQDVHTNARSQNVGNFVKTTSTAQDYTNEPAKVNHNQIPVSIAVSQLHDLQVPNLLPAVTATNQKPMQKAVMHPPLSNNSENYPADVVINRHTASNQTNNMGFSGLVSNNKNVSDADRSLNDLLSHLTDVPLPSSHQKELNGHKPLAIGSRDVSHNVPLMQVPTTGAEI, from the coding sequence ATGGCAAGTGCACCGGTTATTGGTTCAAATGATTCTAAAAGAGGGAAGATAAAGTTTCTTTGTAGTTCGGGAGGTAAAATTTTGCCTAGACCTAGTGATGGGAAATTGAGATATGCAGGAGGTGAGACACATATTTTTTCTATACAAAAAAATATGTTATTTGCTGAAATTGTTAAACGAACTAGTGAATTTTGTGATCAGTTACATACGATCAAATATCAGCTTCCTGGGGAGGATATTGATTCTCTTATATCTGTGGCTTCTGATGAGGATCTTCAGAATATGATTGAAGAATTTAATGGGGTTGAAAGTACAGATAATTCTTCACGGGTTAGGATATTTTTGGTTCCATTGACTGAATCTGAAAGTATGATTAGTAGTGAAGGTAGTGTTAATCTGCAGAACAATCCAGATTATCAATATGTAGCTGCTGTGAATGGAATAATTGATGATGGTTCAGTAAAAAACGACGATGCACAATTAATATCTAACTTGGAACAAAACCCGAGCTTGCCAATAAAACATTCTGTGTCTTTCATTCCTGTAGAAAACAATGTTGTTGAACCTCAAATATATGCCACGCCTTCTGATCCATCTCTTCTCGTTTCACCTGTTTTAGTGCCGCAAGATGATCCCAATAATGGTCATGCACAAGTGTACCAGGACCCACTTTCTAACAGTATCGAGATCCCAATACTCAAAGGCAGAGCGTTTCATTCTGAACTTCGCGTACTACTCCCTCCTGATCCCGTGAATCCTTATGTGGGGTCCAATGGGTCTCAATTGGATATACCACATGCTTTTTCTGACACACTACTCAACTCTGCTTTTGGTTCGCAAGACGGGTCAAATTTCTCTTCAACAACGAGCTTTGCACCACCACCGTTGCCTGCTCAGCTGGTATCTTCCATTTTGCAGGGGACATCTGTTGAACAACATGATAACAATCAACCACAAGTCCAATTTGAGATTCCAACTGTAAGTCCTTCAGTTTCGTGCACTCGAACCGAATTTCTACAAGATGTACATACGAATGCCAGGTCGCAAAATGTTGGGAATTTTGTTAAGACTACCTCAACTGCTCAAGACTACACCAATGAGCCTGCAAAGGTCAACCACAATCAGATACCTGTTTCTATAGCTGTTTCACAATTGCATGATCTGCAAGTTCCAAACTTGCTTCCTGCAGTAACTGCAACTAATCAGAAGCCTATGCAGAAGGCAGTGATGCATCCTCCTTTAAGCAATAACTCTGAGAATTATCCAGCTGATGTTGTTATTAACAGGCACACTGCTAGTAATCAGACCAATAACATGGGATTTTCAGGGTTGGTTTCAAACAACAAAAATGTATCTGATGCTGACAGGTCTTTGAATGATTTACTTTCTCACTTAACTGATGTGCCACTACCAAGTTCACATCAGAAGGAATTAAATGGCCATAAGCCTCTGGCAATTGGCTCCAGGGATGTTTCCCACAATGTTCCGTTGATGCAAGTTCCAACGACAGGTGCTGAAATATGA